A genomic segment from Streptomyces sp. TLI_235 encodes:
- a CDS encoding bacterioferritin — protein MQGDPEVIEFLNEQLTAELTAINQYFLHAKMQENFGWTKLAAYTRHESFDEMKHAETLTDRILFLDGLPNYQRLFHVRIGQTVKEMFEADRQVEVEAIDRLRRGIVVMRAKNDVTSANIFESILADEEHHIDYLDTQLELLEKLGEPLYLAQLIEQPES, from the coding sequence ATGCAGGGCGACCCCGAGGTCATCGAGTTCCTCAACGAGCAGCTCACCGCCGAGCTCACCGCCATCAACCAGTACTTCCTGCACGCCAAGATGCAGGAGAACTTCGGCTGGACGAAGCTCGCCGCCTACACCCGGCACGAGTCCTTCGACGAGATGAAGCACGCGGAGACGCTCACCGACCGGATCCTCTTCCTGGACGGCCTGCCCAACTACCAGCGACTGTTCCACGTCCGGATCGGCCAGACGGTCAAGGAGATGTTCGAGGCCGACCGGCAGGTCGAGGTCGAGGCGATCGACCGGCTGCGCCGCGGCATCGTCGTCATGCGGGCCAAGAACGACGTCACCTCGGCCAACATCTTCGAGTCGATCCTCGCCGACGAGGAACACCACATCGACTACCTGGACACCCAGCTCGAACTGCTGGAGAAGCTCGGCGAGCCGCTCTACCTGGCGCAGCTCATCGAGCAGCCGGAGAGCTGA
- a CDS encoding bacterioferritin-associated ferredoxin, translating to MYVCMCHAVTEAQVKKEIDGGAVTPRQIAKGCKAGTDCGSCVRRIQALLGEHGARPCPTARLAARLGLAEPAAETAPERGLEAA from the coding sequence ATGTACGTGTGCATGTGCCATGCGGTCACCGAGGCCCAGGTCAAGAAGGAGATCGACGGCGGCGCCGTCACTCCGCGCCAGATAGCCAAGGGCTGCAAGGCCGGCACCGACTGCGGCTCCTGCGTCCGCCGGATCCAGGCGCTGCTCGGGGAGCACGGTGCCCGCCCGTGCCCGACGGCCAGGCTGGCCGCCAGGTTGGGGCTGGCCGAACCCGCGGCTGAGACCGCGCCCGAGCGCGGTCTCGAAGCCGCCTAG
- a CDS encoding 3-deoxy-D-arabinoheptulosonate-7-phosphate synthase, producing the protein MTVTTETNGAAFTWQSLPAAQQPEWPDHEALRKTLADLASYPPLVFAGECDQLRARLGAVARGEAFLLQGGDCAEAFDGVSAEQIRNKLKTLLQMAAVLTYAASVPVVKVGRIAGQYSKPRSKSTETRDGVTLPVYRGDSVNGFEFTPESRIPDPERLKRMYNASAATLNLVRAFTTGGYADLRQVHAWNQDFVRNSPSGQRYEQLAREIDNALAFMNACGVAPEEFRTVEFYSSHEALILDYETALTRTDSRTGDLYDVSGHMVWIGERTRQLDHAHIEFASKIRNPIGVKLGPTTTVDEALTLIDRLDPDREPGRLTFITRMGAGKIREHLPALVEKVTASGAQPVWICDPMHGNTFEASSGHKTRRFDDVLDEVKGFFEVHRALGTHPGGIHVELTGDDVTECVGGGDEVLVDDLHQRYETACDPRLNRSQSLDLAFLVAEMYRSQ; encoded by the coding sequence GTGACCGTGACAACTGAGACAAACGGGGCTGCCTTCACCTGGCAGTCCCTGCCCGCGGCGCAGCAGCCCGAATGGCCGGACCACGAGGCACTGCGCAAGACCCTTGCGGACCTCGCCTCGTATCCGCCGCTCGTCTTCGCCGGCGAGTGCGACCAGCTGCGCGCCCGGCTCGGTGCCGTCGCGCGTGGAGAGGCCTTCCTGCTGCAGGGCGGTGACTGCGCCGAGGCCTTCGACGGCGTGTCCGCCGAGCAGATCCGCAACAAGCTGAAGACGCTGCTGCAGATGGCGGCCGTACTGACGTACGCCGCCTCCGTGCCGGTCGTCAAGGTCGGGCGGATCGCCGGCCAGTACTCCAAGCCGCGCTCGAAGTCGACCGAGACCCGGGACGGCGTCACCCTGCCGGTCTACCGCGGCGACTCGGTGAACGGCTTCGAGTTCACCCCCGAGTCCCGGATCCCGGACCCGGAGCGCCTGAAGCGGATGTACAACGCCTCCGCCGCGACGCTCAACCTGGTGCGTGCCTTCACCACCGGCGGTTACGCGGACCTGCGCCAGGTGCACGCCTGGAACCAGGACTTCGTGCGCAACTCGCCGTCCGGCCAGCGCTACGAGCAGCTCGCCCGCGAGATCGACAACGCGCTTGCCTTCATGAACGCCTGCGGGGTCGCCCCGGAGGAGTTCAGGACGGTGGAGTTCTACTCCTCGCACGAGGCGCTGATCCTGGACTACGAGACGGCGCTGACCCGCACCGACTCGCGCACCGGCGACCTGTACGACGTGTCCGGCCACATGGTCTGGATCGGCGAGCGGACCCGCCAGCTCGACCACGCGCACATCGAGTTCGCGTCGAAGATCCGCAACCCGATCGGTGTGAAGCTCGGCCCGACCACCACGGTCGACGAGGCGCTCACCCTGATCGACCGGCTCGACCCGGACCGCGAGCCGGGCCGGCTGACCTTCATCACCCGGATGGGTGCGGGCAAGATCCGTGAGCACCTGCCCGCGCTGGTCGAGAAGGTCACCGCCTCCGGCGCCCAGCCGGTGTGGATCTGCGACCCGATGCACGGCAACACCTTCGAGGCGTCCAGCGGTCACAAGACCCGCCGCTTCGACGACGTCCTCGACGAGGTCAAGGGCTTCTTCGAGGTGCACCGCGCGCTCGGCACCCACCCGGGCGGCATCCACGTCGAGCTGACCGGTGACGACGTCACCGAGTGCGTGGGCGGCGGCGACGAGGTCCTCGTCGACGACCTGCACCAGCGCTACGAGACGGCCTGCGACCCCCGGCTGAACCGCAGCCAGTCGCTCGACCTGGCCTTCCTGGTCGCGGAGATGTACCGCAGCCAGTGA
- a CDS encoding phenazine biosynthesis protein phzE, with product MTSPADLIARLTAPGAPAFALLHRRAPRLAPDTVEVLIGTVGVHETLAELPVASGAPAGGPRHDLLALVPYRQIRERGFDAHDDGTPLQALAVEEQYAFRLDELLPALPQRPVALEGGAFDIADEEYAAIVRRVIEDEIGRGEGANFVVRRDFRGRLEGFDTALALTLFRRLLEQERGAYWTFLVHTGDRALVGASPEVHVRQSGGTVVMNPISGTYRHPAGGPAVDSLLDFLHDPKELEELTMVVDEELKMMCTVGDLGGQVLGPRLKEMAHLAHTEYELRGRTSLDVREVLKETMFAATVTGSPVQNATRVIRRYEATGRGYYSGALALIGRSASGGQQLDSPICIRTADIDPATGELVVRVGATLVRHSDPDSEVAETHAKAAGVLTAIGARPAPPERSARGGGPRLADDHRVQAALDARRANLAPFWLRMQQPTAPAEGLDTLVVDGEDTFTSMLAHLLTSLGHRVTVLRYDTPGLRERVAAHTGPLVLGPGPGDPADTADPKMAVLRPVVADALAAVRAGTRTAPLLAVCLSHQLLSAELGLPLARKAVPYQGAQETVDLFGTRRTVGFYNTFTARCDDAAAERLAAEGVEVARDPLTGDVHALRGPGFAALQFHPESVLTREGVDIVAGLLPTAAPVAS from the coding sequence GTGACCAGCCCCGCCGACCTGATCGCCCGCCTCACCGCGCCCGGCGCCCCCGCGTTCGCCCTGCTGCACCGCCGCGCGCCCCGGCTCGCCCCGGACACCGTCGAGGTCCTGATCGGCACGGTCGGCGTCCACGAGACGCTCGCCGAGCTGCCCGTGGCCTCCGGCGCGCCCGCCGGCGGCCCCCGGCACGACCTGCTCGCGCTCGTCCCCTACCGGCAGATCCGCGAACGCGGCTTCGACGCCCACGACGACGGCACCCCGCTGCAGGCGCTCGCCGTCGAGGAGCAGTACGCCTTCCGCCTGGACGAGCTGCTGCCCGCCCTGCCGCAGCGCCCGGTCGCGCTCGAGGGCGGCGCCTTCGACATCGCCGACGAGGAGTACGCGGCGATCGTCCGCCGGGTGATCGAGGACGAGATCGGCCGCGGCGAGGGCGCCAACTTCGTCGTCCGCCGGGACTTCCGCGGCCGGCTGGAGGGCTTCGACACCGCCCTCGCGCTCACCCTCTTCCGCCGCCTGCTGGAGCAGGAGCGCGGCGCGTACTGGACCTTCCTGGTGCACACCGGGGACAGGGCCTTGGTCGGCGCCTCGCCGGAGGTGCACGTCCGGCAGTCCGGCGGCACGGTCGTGATGAACCCGATCTCCGGCACCTACCGGCACCCGGCCGGCGGGCCGGCCGTCGACTCGCTGCTGGACTTCCTGCACGACCCCAAGGAGCTGGAGGAGCTCACCATGGTGGTCGACGAGGAACTCAAGATGATGTGCACCGTCGGCGACCTCGGCGGCCAGGTGCTCGGCCCCCGCCTCAAGGAGATGGCCCACCTCGCGCACACCGAGTACGAGCTGCGCGGACGGACCTCGCTGGACGTCCGCGAGGTGCTGAAGGAGACCATGTTCGCGGCGACCGTCACCGGCAGCCCGGTACAGAACGCCACCCGCGTCATCCGCCGCTACGAGGCCACCGGCCGCGGCTACTACTCCGGCGCCCTCGCCCTGATCGGCCGCTCCGCCAGCGGCGGCCAGCAGCTCGACTCCCCGATCTGCATCCGCACCGCCGACATCGACCCGGCCACCGGCGAACTCGTCGTCCGGGTCGGCGCCACCCTCGTCCGGCACTCCGACCCCGACTCGGAGGTCGCCGAGACGCACGCCAAGGCCGCCGGCGTGCTCACCGCGATCGGCGCCCGCCCGGCCCCGCCCGAGCGGTCCGCCCGCGGCGGCGGCCCGCGGCTCGCCGACGACCACCGGGTGCAGGCCGCGCTCGACGCCCGGCGCGCCAACCTGGCCCCGTTCTGGCTGCGGATGCAGCAGCCGACCGCGCCCGCCGAGGGCCTGGACACCCTGGTGGTGGACGGCGAGGACACCTTCACCTCGATGCTCGCCCACCTGCTGACCTCGCTCGGCCACCGGGTCACCGTGCTGCGCTACGACACCCCCGGCCTGCGCGAACGGGTCGCCGCGCACACCGGCCCGCTGGTCCTCGGCCCCGGCCCCGGCGACCCGGCGGACACCGCCGACCCCAAGATGGCCGTGCTCCGCCCGGTCGTCGCCGACGCATTGGCCGCCGTCCGGGCCGGCACCCGCACCGCGCCGCTGCTCGCCGTCTGCCTCAGCCACCAGCTGCTCTCCGCCGAACTCGGCCTGCCGCTGGCCCGCAAGGCCGTGCCGTACCAGGGCGCCCAGGAGACCGTCGACCTGTTCGGCACCCGCCGCACGGTCGGCTTCTACAACACCTTCACGGCCCGCTGCGACGACGCCGCGGCCGAACGGCTCGCCGCCGAGGGCGTCGAGGTGGCCCGCGACCCGCTCACCGGCGACGTGCACGCGCTGCGCGGCCCGGGCTTCGCCGCCCTGCAGTTCCACCCCGAGTCGGTGCTGACCCGCGAGGGCGTGGACATCGTCGCCGGGCTGCTGCCCACGGCCGCGCCCGTCGCTTCCTAA
- a CDS encoding transposase: MSRIWAGIDSGKGHHHGLALDAEGKTLLSRRVANDEPELLKLIGDVLTLADGDQVTWAIDMTGGEPALLLSLLIAHGQDVLYIPGRLVNRAADGYRGEGKTDARDAYVIADQARMRRDLQPIRPGDEAAIELKLLTGRRADLVEDRTRTVNRLRGTLLSMFPALERALDVTNVGPLKLLTGYRTPAAIRRAAVTRLSKWLANRKVRNARALAETAVEAAERQYTSIPGEKTIARLVHPLAEEVMTLNEQIAEMDKLIEGRFREHELAEIVESVPGIGTVLGAEFLAGVGGSLDGFASPDALAAFAGVAPAPRDSGKVSGDLHRPSVYHRRLQRVFYTSALVSIRCDPNSRTFYDRKRAEGKRHVQAVMALARRRVNVLWALIRDRRCYQVAPPVTEAA; this comes from the coding sequence ATGAGCCGGATATGGGCGGGGATCGACAGCGGCAAGGGCCACCACCACGGCCTGGCCCTGGACGCCGAGGGCAAGACCCTGCTGTCGCGGCGGGTGGCCAACGACGAACCCGAGCTGCTGAAGCTGATCGGTGACGTCCTGACCCTGGCCGACGGCGACCAGGTGACCTGGGCGATCGACATGACCGGCGGGGAGCCGGCCCTGCTGCTGAGCCTGCTGATCGCCCACGGGCAGGACGTCCTCTACATCCCCGGCCGCCTGGTGAATCGGGCCGCCGACGGCTACCGCGGCGAGGGCAAGACCGACGCCCGCGACGCCTACGTGATCGCCGACCAGGCCAGGATGCGCCGCGACCTGCAACCGATCCGGCCCGGCGACGAGGCCGCGATCGAGCTCAAGCTGCTGACCGGCCGGCGCGCCGACCTGGTCGAGGACCGCACCCGCACGGTCAACCGCCTGCGCGGCACCCTGCTGAGCATGTTCCCGGCCCTGGAGCGGGCTCTGGACGTGACCAACGTCGGCCCGCTCAAGCTGCTGACCGGCTACCGGACCCCGGCCGCGATCCGCCGCGCCGCGGTCACGAGGCTGTCCAAATGGCTGGCCAACCGCAAGGTCCGGAACGCGAGAGCTCTCGCCGAGACGGCAGTTGAGGCTGCTGAGCGGCAGTACACCTCCATTCCCGGGGAGAAGACCATCGCCAGGCTGGTCCATCCCCTGGCCGAGGAGGTGATGACCCTCAACGAGCAGATCGCCGAGATGGACAAGCTCATCGAGGGCCGGTTTCGCGAGCACGAACTCGCCGAGATAGTCGAGAGCGTCCCGGGCATCGGCACCGTCCTCGGCGCCGAGTTCCTGGCCGGCGTCGGCGGCAGCCTGGACGGCTTCGCGTCCCCTGACGCCCTGGCAGCCTTCGCCGGCGTTGCCCCCGCGCCACGGGACTCGGGCAAGGTCAGCGGCGACCTCCATCGTCCGAGCGTCTACCACCGCAGGCTCCAGCGCGTCTTCTACACCTCCGCGTTGGTCAGCATCCGTTGCGACCCGAACTCACGGACGTTCTACGACCGCAAGCGCGCGGAAGGCAAGCGGCACGTCCAAGCCGTGATGGCCCTGGCCCGCCGACGCGTCAACGTCCTGTGGGCCCTGATCCGTGACCGGCGGTGCTACCAGGTCGCACCGCCAGTCACCGAAGCCGCTTGA
- a CDS encoding LuxR family two component transcriptional regulator translates to MSDQVRVMVVDDHPMWRDAVSRDLADAGFAVVATAGDGEEAVRRALATAPQVVVLDLNLPALPGVEVCRRIVTHDPTARVLVLSASGEHADVLEAVKSGATGYLVKSAGRDELIDAVRRTALGDPVFTPGLAGLVLGEFRRLATEPAPAAAPAAPQLTTRETEVLRLVAKGLSYRQIAERLVLSHRTVQNHVQNTLGKLQLHNRVELVRYAIEQGLDDELQ, encoded by the coding sequence ATGTCGGATCAGGTGCGGGTCATGGTCGTGGACGACCACCCGATGTGGCGGGACGCCGTCTCCCGGGACCTCGCCGACGCCGGGTTCGCCGTCGTCGCGACCGCCGGCGACGGCGAGGAGGCGGTGCGCCGCGCCCTGGCCACCGCCCCGCAGGTGGTCGTCCTCGACCTCAACCTGCCCGCTCTGCCCGGCGTCGAGGTCTGCCGCCGGATCGTCACCCACGACCCGACCGCCCGGGTCCTGGTGCTCTCCGCCAGCGGCGAGCACGCCGACGTCCTGGAGGCGGTCAAGTCCGGCGCCACCGGCTACCTGGTGAAGTCCGCGGGCCGGGACGAACTCATCGACGCCGTCCGGCGCACCGCGCTCGGCGACCCGGTCTTCACCCCCGGCCTGGCCGGTCTGGTGCTCGGCGAGTTCCGCCGGCTGGCCACCGAGCCGGCCCCGGCGGCCGCACCCGCCGCCCCGCAGCTGACCACGCGGGAGACCGAGGTGCTGCGCCTGGTCGCCAAGGGCCTGTCGTACCGGCAGATCGCCGAGCGCCTGGTGCTCTCGCACCGCACGGTGCAGAACCACGTCCAGAACACCCTCGGCAAGCTCCAGCTGCACAACCGGGTCGAGCTCGTCCGCTACGCCATCGAGCAGGGCCTGGACGACGAGTTGCAGTAG
- a CDS encoding signal transduction histidine kinase: MAEDHRAGLATRPAGTVAAAPPWSSALTAGGMSVEMPLWRAIGYFRVLALGYAILRYFNSFEDFRHPVSGWIYLGALTLWTLASTRAFAGPQRCTWYVLGTDLAFSVTGIVMSGIIDKPERIYGGAPTLPTIWAAGTVLGFAGKGGWKPAAFAATVIGLANILGHGGITPDNIHNIVLLMVAGCAIGYVIELARASEAVLTRALQVEAATRERERLSRDIHDGVLQVLALVQRREGDLGDLGDLGRLAGEQERALRALMSAGPLPAQAAGGPAPADQDVRLLIAGHADERITVSAPGTPVPLPAHAAAELAAAVAAALDNVRRHAGEGARAWVLVEDEPDAVTVSVRDDGAGFAAGRLGEAEQAGRLGVSQSIRGRLRDLGGTAELYSVPGEGTEVEMRVPRKGQ, from the coding sequence ATGGCGGAGGACCACAGAGCCGGGCTCGCGACGCGCCCGGCCGGTACCGTCGCGGCCGCACCGCCGTGGTCGAGCGCGCTGACCGCCGGCGGGATGTCCGTCGAGATGCCGCTCTGGCGCGCCATCGGCTACTTCCGGGTGCTCGCCCTGGGGTACGCGATCCTCCGCTACTTCAACTCCTTCGAGGACTTCCGCCACCCGGTCTCCGGCTGGATCTACCTCGGCGCGCTCACCCTGTGGACGCTCGCCAGCACCCGGGCCTTCGCCGGCCCGCAGCGGTGCACCTGGTACGTGCTCGGCACCGACCTCGCGTTCAGCGTCACCGGCATCGTGATGAGCGGGATCATCGACAAGCCGGAGCGCATCTACGGCGGCGCCCCCACCCTGCCCACCATCTGGGCCGCCGGCACCGTGCTCGGCTTCGCCGGCAAGGGCGGCTGGAAGCCCGCCGCCTTCGCCGCCACCGTGATCGGCCTGGCCAACATCCTCGGCCACGGCGGCATCACCCCGGACAACATCCACAACATCGTGCTGCTCATGGTGGCCGGCTGTGCGATCGGCTACGTCATCGAACTCGCCCGTGCCAGCGAGGCGGTGCTCACCAGGGCGCTCCAGGTGGAGGCCGCGACCCGCGAGCGCGAGCGGCTCTCCCGGGACATCCACGACGGCGTCCTCCAGGTGCTCGCCCTCGTCCAGCGCCGCGAGGGCGACCTCGGCGACCTCGGCGACCTCGGCCGGCTGGCCGGCGAGCAGGAACGCGCCCTGCGGGCACTGATGTCCGCCGGGCCGCTGCCCGCCCAGGCCGCCGGCGGCCCCGCCCCCGCCGATCAGGACGTCCGCCTGCTGATCGCCGGCCACGCCGACGAGCGGATCACCGTCTCCGCCCCGGGCACCCCCGTCCCGCTGCCCGCGCACGCCGCCGCCGAACTGGCCGCCGCGGTGGCCGCCGCCCTGGACAACGTCCGCCGCCACGCGGGGGAGGGCGCCCGGGCCTGGGTCCTCGTCGAGGACGAACCGGACGCCGTCACCGTCTCCGTCCGCGACGACGGCGCCGGCTTCGCCGCCGGGCGCCTCGGCGAGGCGGAGCAGGCCGGACGCCTCGGTGTCTCGCAGTCCATCCGCGGCCGGCTGCGCGACCTCGGCGGCACGGCCGAGCTGTACTCGGTGCCCGGCGAGGGCACCGAGGTCGAGATGCGGGTGCCGAGGAAGGGACAGTAG
- a CDS encoding 1-acyl-sn-glycerol-3-phosphate acyltransferase, which yields MFYRLMKMIVSPLLRIFFRPWIEGEENIPDEGPAIIASNHLSFSDSFFFPALIKRRITFIAKAEYFNTPGLKGKLTAAFFKGVGQLPVDRSGARGAGEAAIRSAVAVLERGELFGVYPEGTRSPDGKLYRGKVGGLARVALQTGAPVIPVAMIDTEKVQPPGQVVPSFGIRPGIRIGRPLDFSRYHGMENDRFILRSVTDEVMYEIMRLSGQEYVDIYATAAKRQISEDKKRADAERRAAQKAEKAAEKEAEKAAKEEAEKAAKEEAARLEQEQAQQDRQDKSE from the coding sequence TTGTTCTACCGACTGATGAAGATGATCGTCTCGCCGTTGTTGCGGATCTTCTTCCGGCCGTGGATCGAGGGTGAGGAGAACATCCCCGACGAGGGCCCCGCGATCATCGCGAGCAACCACCTGTCCTTCTCGGACTCCTTCTTCTTCCCCGCGCTGATCAAGCGCCGGATCACCTTCATCGCCAAGGCCGAGTACTTCAACACCCCCGGCCTCAAGGGCAAGCTGACCGCCGCCTTCTTCAAGGGCGTCGGCCAGCTGCCGGTCGACCGCTCCGGCGCGCGCGGCGCGGGCGAGGCGGCGATCCGCAGCGCCGTCGCCGTCCTGGAGCGCGGCGAGCTGTTCGGCGTCTACCCGGAGGGCACCCGCTCGCCCGACGGCAAGCTCTACCGCGGCAAGGTCGGCGGCCTCGCCCGCGTCGCGTTGCAGACCGGGGCCCCGGTCATCCCGGTCGCCATGATCGACACCGAGAAGGTGCAGCCGCCCGGCCAGGTCGTCCCCAGCTTCGGCATCCGCCCCGGCATCCGGATCGGCCGCCCGCTGGACTTCTCCCGCTACCACGGCATGGAGAACGACCGCTTCATCCTCCGCTCGGTCACCGACGAGGTGATGTACGAGATCATGCGGCTCTCCGGCCAGGAGTACGTGGACATCTACGCCACCGCCGCCAAGCGTCAGATCTCCGAGGACAAGAAGCGCGCCGACGCCGAGCGCCGGGCCGCCCAGAAGGCGGAGAAGGCCGCCGAGAAGGAGGCGGAGAAGGCCGCCAAGGAGGAGGCGGAGAAGGCCGCCAAGGAGGAGGCCGCCCGGCTGGAGCAGGAGCAGGCGCAGCAGGACCGGCAGGACAAGTCCGAGTAG
- a CDS encoding esterase/lipase, protein MPLLPGAEPFHHEGGPVGVLLVHGFTGSPRSMRPWADHLAAAGLTVALPLLPGHGTRWQDMQQTRWEDWYAEVDRELRALLDRCEQVFVCALSMGGALALRLAAQHGEAISGLVLVNPSVRSDNPATVLLPALRHLVSSLPGIADDIALEGVSECGYDRTPLHAAWSLSRLWRTVQAELPAVRQPVLLLRSPRDHVVSPANSELVLARISSTDVTEKLCERSFHVATLDHDAGMIFEESLGFVRRLAPAAKTDATTDAEHHLG, encoded by the coding sequence ATGCCGTTGCTGCCCGGCGCAGAACCGTTTCACCACGAGGGCGGGCCGGTCGGCGTGCTCCTCGTCCACGGTTTCACCGGCTCGCCGAGGTCCATGCGGCCCTGGGCCGACCACCTCGCCGCCGCCGGGCTCACCGTCGCCCTGCCGCTGCTGCCCGGCCACGGCACCCGCTGGCAGGACATGCAGCAGACCCGCTGGGAGGACTGGTACGCCGAGGTCGACCGCGAACTGCGGGCCCTGCTCGACCGCTGCGAGCAGGTCTTCGTCTGCGCGCTGTCGATGGGCGGCGCCCTCGCGCTGCGCCTCGCCGCGCAGCACGGCGAGGCGATATCCGGCCTCGTCCTGGTGAACCCGTCGGTCCGCTCGGACAACCCGGCCACCGTCCTGCTGCCCGCCCTGCGGCACCTCGTGTCCAGCCTGCCCGGCATCGCCGACGACATCGCCCTGGAGGGCGTCTCCGAGTGCGGCTACGACCGCACCCCGCTGCACGCCGCCTGGTCGCTCTCCCGCCTCTGGCGGACCGTCCAGGCCGAACTGCCCGCCGTCCGGCAGCCGGTGCTGCTGCTGCGCAGTCCGCGGGACCACGTCGTCTCCCCGGCCAACTCGGAACTGGTGCTCGCCCGGATATCCTCGACGGACGTGACGGAGAAACTGTGCGAACGCAGCTTCCACGTCGCCACGCTGGACCACGACGCCGGAATGATCTTCGAGGAGAGCCTCGGATTCGTCCGGCGGCTGGCGCCGGCGGCGAAGACCGATGCGACGACCGATGCCGAGCACCACCTGGGCTGA